One genomic region from Streptomyces sp. NBC_00457 encodes:
- a CDS encoding alpha/beta hydrolase: protein MTLSLDPEIAEALAPMAGAMAEAKPPAVGDIAGRRAMWEPIIGAAGTAQPIPADVTTHEHHATADDGAHIKMRWYVKDGAEPGPAVLFFHGGGYVLGHIDLFDGPVSRYVSSSGVPMLSVEYRRAPEHPFPTPLEDAYAALRWLHEHAAELDVDAHRIGVMGDSAGGGMAAALTILARERGGPRIARQILLMPMLDDRTTTPDLHIEPYALWSYDDSRTAWPALLGGAAGGPDVPPTAAPARLEDATGLPPAYIEVGQLDVFRDEDTAYATKLSRAGVPVEFHLHPGAPHEFDSIAFDTDVARRAIADRVRVLKSI, encoded by the coding sequence ATGACACTGTCCCTGGATCCCGAGATCGCCGAGGCGCTGGCCCCGATGGCCGGCGCGATGGCCGAGGCCAAGCCGCCGGCCGTGGGTGACATCGCGGGCCGCCGCGCCATGTGGGAACCGATCATCGGCGCCGCGGGAACCGCGCAGCCGATCCCGGCCGACGTGACGACCCACGAGCACCATGCGACCGCAGACGACGGCGCACACATCAAAATGCGCTGGTACGTCAAGGACGGCGCCGAGCCCGGCCCCGCCGTGCTGTTCTTCCACGGCGGCGGATACGTCCTCGGCCACATCGACCTGTTCGACGGCCCGGTCTCCCGCTACGTGTCCTCCAGCGGCGTGCCGATGCTGTCGGTCGAGTACCGCCGCGCCCCCGAGCACCCCTTCCCGACACCGCTCGAAGACGCCTACGCCGCACTGCGCTGGCTGCACGAACACGCCGCCGAGCTGGACGTCGACGCCCACCGCATCGGCGTGATGGGCGACAGCGCCGGAGGCGGCATGGCGGCCGCCCTGACCATCCTCGCCCGCGAGCGCGGCGGCCCGCGGATCGCCCGGCAGATCCTGCTCATGCCGATGCTCGACGACCGCACCACCACGCCCGACCTCCACATCGAGCCCTACGCTCTGTGGTCCTACGACGACAGCCGCACCGCATGGCCGGCACTGCTCGGCGGGGCCGCCGGCGGCCCCGATGTCCCGCCCACGGCAGCACCCGCCCGTCTCGAGGATGCGACCGGCCTGCCGCCGGCCTACATCGAGGTCGGCCAACTCGACGTGTTCCGCGACGAGGACACCGCCTACGCGACCAAACTCAGCCGCGCCGGCGTGCCGGTGGAGTTCCACCTGCACCCCGGCGCCCCGCACGAATTCGACTCCATCGCCTTCGACACCGACGTCGCGCGACGCGCCATCGCCGACCGGGTCCGAGTCCTCAAGTCGATCTGA
- a CDS encoding RsmB/NOP family class I SAM-dependent RNA methyltransferase, whose product MSEQSRRPRKPYRRPKKDPVRFLAFEALRAVDERDAYANLVLPPLLRKAREKGDFDGRDAALATELVYGTLRRQGTYDAVIAACVDRPLREVDPPVLDVLSLGVHQLLGTRIPTHAAVSASVELARVVLGDGRAKFVNAVLRKVAQDDLDGWLAKVAPPYDDDPEEHLAVVHSHPRWVVSALWDSLGGGRAGIEELLEADNERPEVTLVARPGRATAEELLGEEAAVAGRWSPYAVRLTEGGEPGAIEAVREGRAGVQDEGSQLVALALANAPIDGSDEKWLDGCAGPGGKAALLAALAAERGAMLVASEKQPHRAALVAKALQGNPGPYQVIAGDGTRPPWLPGSFDRVLMDVPCTGLGALRRRPEARWRRRPDDLDGFAPLQRALLRTALESVRVGGVVGYATCSPHLAETRAVIDDTLKHDPHAELLDARPMLPGVPDLGDGPDVQLWPHRHGTDAMYLALIRRTG is encoded by the coding sequence GTGAGTGAGCAGTCCCGCCGGCCCCGCAAGCCCTACCGTCGGCCCAAGAAGGACCCCGTCCGCTTCCTCGCCTTCGAGGCGCTCAGGGCGGTGGACGAGCGAGACGCGTACGCCAACCTCGTCCTGCCGCCGCTGCTCAGGAAGGCGCGGGAGAAGGGCGACTTCGACGGGCGGGACGCCGCGCTCGCGACCGAGCTGGTATACGGGACGCTGCGGCGGCAGGGGACGTACGACGCCGTCATCGCCGCTTGTGTGGACCGGCCCCTGCGTGAGGTCGACCCGCCCGTGCTCGATGTGCTGAGCCTCGGCGTGCATCAACTGCTGGGGACGCGGATCCCCACGCACGCCGCCGTCTCGGCCTCCGTCGAGCTGGCCCGGGTCGTGCTCGGCGACGGGCGGGCCAAGTTCGTCAACGCCGTCCTCAGGAAGGTCGCGCAGGACGACCTCGACGGGTGGCTCGCCAAGGTCGCTCCGCCCTACGACGACGATCCCGAGGAGCATCTCGCCGTCGTCCACTCCCACCCCCGCTGGGTCGTCTCCGCGCTGTGGGACTCTCTCGGCGGCGGTCGCGCCGGGATCGAGGAGCTGCTGGAGGCCGACAACGAGCGGCCCGAGGTCACCCTGGTCGCCCGGCCCGGGCGGGCCACCGCCGAGGAGCTGCTCGGCGAGGAGGCCGCGGTGGCGGGGCGCTGGTCGCCGTACGCCGTACGGCTCACCGAGGGCGGCGAGCCCGGTGCGATCGAGGCCGTGCGGGAGGGGCGGGCCGGTGTGCAGGACGAGGGCAGTCAGCTCGTCGCGCTCGCTCTGGCCAACGCGCCGATCGACGGCTCCGACGAGAAGTGGCTCGACGGGTGTGCCGGGCCCGGCGGCAAGGCCGCGCTGCTTGCCGCCCTCGCCGCCGAGCGGGGCGCGATGCTCGTCGCCTCCGAGAAGCAGCCGCACCGGGCGGCGCTGGTCGCGAAGGCGCTCCAGGGGAACCCCGGTCCGTATCAGGTCATCGCCGGCGACGGGACTCGGCCGCCCTGGCTGCCCGGCTCCTTCGACCGGGTGCTGATGGACGTGCCGTGCACCGGGCTGGGGGCGCTGCGGCGGCGGCCCGAGGCGCGCTGGCGGCGGCGGCCCGACGACCTCGACGGGTTCGCTCCGCTGCAGCGCGCCCTGCTGCGCACCGCGCTCGAGTCGGTGCGGGTCGGCGGAGTCGTCGGCTACGCCACCTGCTCGCCGCACCTCGCCGAGACCCGGGCCGTCATCGACGACACACTCAAGCACGATCCGCACGCCGAACTCCTCGACGCCCGCCCGATGCTGCCGGGCGTACCGGACCTCGGCGACGGTCCCGACGTACAGCTGTGGCCGCACCGGCACGGGACCGACGCCATGTATCTGGCCCTCATCCGCCGGACTGGGTGA
- a CDS encoding nuclear transport factor 2 family protein, whose amino-acid sequence MDDRIDLAELLSRYADIADMKEFTHLPSRICTDPLTVDFEAVTGMPAVTASLHDCVELLRTTLAPFAATHHAITGHVVTIDGDSATIHAHVRAEHWLPVELVGDGPDRWLVVGFYDTEAVRTPKGWRISRFKLTVTHQENPQLASLAQAAEQARRPQA is encoded by the coding sequence ATGGACGACCGTATTGATCTCGCCGAGCTGCTGAGCCGATATGCCGATATTGCGGACATGAAGGAGTTCACCCACCTGCCCAGCCGCATTTGCACCGATCCGCTGACGGTGGATTTCGAAGCAGTTACCGGCATGCCGGCGGTAACTGCTTCGCTGCATGACTGCGTCGAGCTCCTCCGCACAACCTTGGCGCCCTTCGCTGCGACCCACCACGCGATCACCGGCCACGTCGTCACCATCGACGGCGACAGCGCGACGATTCATGCGCACGTGCGCGCCGAGCACTGGCTTCCGGTGGAACTCGTCGGTGACGGACCCGACCGCTGGCTGGTGGTGGGTTTCTACGATACCGAGGCGGTCCGTACGCCGAAGGGATGGCGCATCAGCCGATTCAAACTCACCGTGACCCACCAGGAAAATCCACAGCTGGCGAGCCTCGCTCAAGCCGCTGAGCAGGCGCGCCGGCCCCAGGCCTGA
- a CDS encoding primosomal protein N', with amino-acid sequence MTSENGQGEGGGEGAPPEQLALIRESVRQAKAPRAKPRTWRGAALAKELPVARVLVDKGVLHLDRYFDYAVPEELDAEAQPGVRVRVRFGAGRHRVRDGRREGGGLIDGFLVERRAESDYAGPLAALAQVVSPEPVLSEELLGLARAVADRYAGSLADVLQLAVPPRSARAEQRPSPEPLSAPGVPDAGSWARYERGGAFLEALASGGAPRAVWNALPGADAWSDELARAVAATLASGRGALVVLPDGRAVARVDAALTSLLGEGRHAVLTADAGPEKRYREWLAVRRGAVRAVVGTRAAMFAPVRDLGLVAIWDDGDDSHSELHAPQPHAREVLLLRAAQDKCAFLLGSWSCTVEAAQLVESGWARPLVAAREQVRGAAPLVRTVGDGDLARDEAARAARLPSLAWQVARDALRTGPVLVQVPRRGYVPRMACAQCRAAARCRHCVGPMEGQDAGALRCGWCGREEAAWHCPECGSFRLRAQVVGARRTAEELGRAFPAVPVRTSGREHVLDTVPGAPALVVSTPGAEPVAEGGYAAALLLDGWAMLGRADLRAGEDALRRWIAASALVRPQGDGGTVVVVAEPTLRPVQALVRWDPVGHAVRELGERAELGFPPVSRMAAVTGPGEAVAEFLQAVELPREAQVLGPVPVPVTAAGGPRRVGAPPPGEHWDRALIRVPPGRGAALAAALKAAQAARMAKGGGEAVRVRIDPPDIG; translated from the coding sequence GTGACCAGCGAGAACGGGCAGGGGGAAGGCGGCGGGGAGGGCGCGCCGCCTGAGCAGCTCGCGCTCATTCGGGAGAGTGTGCGTCAGGCGAAGGCGCCGCGGGCCAAGCCGCGGACGTGGCGGGGGGCCGCGCTCGCGAAGGAGCTGCCTGTTGCGCGGGTGCTGGTGGACAAGGGGGTGCTGCATCTTGATCGGTACTTCGACTATGCGGTGCCCGAGGAGCTCGACGCCGAGGCGCAGCCGGGCGTGCGGGTGCGGGTGCGGTTCGGGGCCGGACGGCATCGGGTGCGGGACGGGCGGCGTGAGGGCGGCGGGCTGATCGACGGGTTCCTCGTCGAGCGGCGGGCCGAGTCCGACTACGCGGGGCCGTTGGCCGCGCTGGCCCAAGTGGTGTCGCCCGAGCCCGTGTTGAGCGAGGAACTGCTCGGATTGGCTCGTGCTGTCGCCGATCGGTACGCCGGGAGTCTCGCCGATGTGTTGCAGCTCGCGGTGCCGCCGCGCAGTGCGCGGGCCGAGCAGCGGCCGTCGCCCGAGCCGTTGTCCGCGCCCGGGGTGCCGGATGCGGGGTCATGGGCGCGGTACGAGCGAGGGGGCGCGTTTCTTGAAGCGTTGGCCTCCGGGGGTGCGCCGCGTGCTGTGTGGAATGCGCTGCCCGGTGCCGATGCCTGGAGCGATGAGCTGGCCCGGGCCGTTGCGGCGACGCTCGCCTCCGGACGCGGGGCGCTGGTCGTGTTGCCGGACGGGCGGGCCGTTGCGCGGGTCGACGCCGCGTTGACCTCGCTGCTGGGGGAGGGGCGGCATGCGGTCCTCACCGCCGATGCCGGGCCCGAGAAGCGGTATCGGGAGTGGCTGGCGGTGCGGCGAGGGGCCGTGCGAGCCGTCGTGGGGACGCGGGCCGCGATGTTCGCACCGGTGCGGGATCTCGGGCTCGTCGCCATCTGGGACGACGGCGACGACAGCCACAGCGAGCTGCACGCGCCGCAGCCGCATGCGCGTGAGGTGCTGCTGCTCCGGGCGGCCCAGGACAAGTGCGCCTTTCTGCTGGGCAGTTGGAGCTGCACGGTGGAGGCCGCGCAGCTCGTGGAGAGCGGGTGGGCGAGGCCACTGGTGGCGGCGCGCGAGCAGGTGCGGGGCGCCGCGCCGCTCGTACGGACCGTGGGGGACGGGGATCTCGCGCGGGACGAGGCCGCGCGGGCGGCACGGCTGCCGAGCCTTGCCTGGCAGGTCGCCAGGGACGCGCTGCGCACCGGGCCGGTGCTCGTGCAGGTGCCGCGGCGGGGGTACGTGCCACGGATGGCCTGCGCGCAGTGCCGGGCGGCGGCGCGGTGCCGGCATTGCGTCGGGCCGATGGAGGGGCAGGATGCCGGGGCGTTGCGGTGCGGCTGGTGCGGGCGCGAGGAGGCTGCCTGGCACTGTCCGGAGTGCGGGTCGTTCCGGCTGCGGGCGCAGGTCGTGGGGGCGCGGCGGACCGCGGAGGAACTGGGGCGTGCCTTCCCGGCCGTTCCGGTGCGGACGTCGGGGCGTGAGCATGTGCTGGACACCGTGCCGGGGGCTCCGGCGCTGGTCGTGAGTACGCCCGGGGCCGAGCCGGTTGCCGAGGGCGGATACGCGGCCGCCCTGCTGCTGGACGGCTGGGCCATGCTCGGTCGGGCCGATCTGCGCGCCGGAGAGGACGCGTTGCGGCGGTGGATCGCCGCGTCCGCGCTCGTGCGGCCGCAGGGGGACGGCGGCACCGTGGTGGTCGTCGCCGAACCCACGTTGCGGCCCGTGCAGGCGCTGGTGCGGTGGGATCCCGTCGGCCATGCGGTACGGGAACTCGGTGAGCGCGCCGAGCTGGGGTTTCCGCCGGTGTCGCGGATGGCTGCCGTGACCGGGCCGGGGGAGGCGGTCGCGGAGTTCCTGCAGGCGGTGGAACTGCCGCGGGAAGCCCAGGTGTTGGGGCCCGTGCCGGTGCCGGTCACCGCCGCGGGGGGACCGCGGCGCGTGGGGGCGCCGCCGCCCGGGGAGCACTGGGACCGGGCCTTGATCCGGGTGCCGCCGGGGCGGGGGGCTGCGCTGGCCGCCGCGTTGAAGGCCGCGCAGGCTGCGCGGATGGCCAAGGGGGGCGGGGAGGCGGTTCGGGTTCGGATTGATCCGCCGGACATTGGGTGA
- a CDS encoding NAD(P)H-dependent oxidoreductase, translated as MSTAAWSLSLAVVSAGAGCPRPTRRLADWVAEAVCRSLAAGGARAEVEVLELHRLAPDLAQHFAQRRASLDLREAIAAVVAADGLVVATPVLAASPSEVFDSFFAVLGDGILSGMPVLLALNSGSRWQPPDLTQVMRRRLTDVHAEPVPTIVVADPTDWQATARSDAARLRACIDQAAAELAVAMSSHRQ; from the coding sequence ATGAGCACCGCCGCGTGGAGTCTGTCCTTGGCTGTAGTGAGCGCCGGTGCCGGCTGTCCGCGTCCGACTCGCCGGCTCGCGGACTGGGTGGCGGAGGCTGTGTGCCGGTCACTGGCGGCCGGAGGTGCGCGCGCCGAGGTGGAGGTGCTGGAGCTGCACCGGCTGGCGCCCGACCTCGCTCAGCACTTTGCCCAGCGCCGCGCCAGCCTCGACCTGCGAGAGGCGATCGCGGCGGTCGTGGCGGCCGACGGGCTGGTGGTGGCGACCCCGGTGCTCGCCGCATCCCCGAGCGAGGTATTCGACTCGTTCTTCGCCGTCCTCGGGGACGGAATCCTCTCCGGCATGCCGGTGCTGCTGGCGCTCAACAGCGGCTCCCGCTGGCAGCCGCCCGACCTCACGCAGGTGATGCGCAGACGCCTGACCGACGTGCACGCCGAACCCGTGCCCACGATCGTCGTCGCCGACCCCACCGACTGGCAGGCCACGGCGCGCAGCGACGCGGCGCGGCTGCGCGCGTGCATCGACCAGGCCGCCGCCGAACTCGCCGTGGCGATGAGCTCGCACCGGCAGTGA
- a CDS encoding cupin domain-containing protein encodes MIPDDDPSRSLTVANPDDPGTTYISLVGNTYAMLVTGEQTNGQYCLIDMRIPDGGGPPPHRHDFEEMFTILEGEIEFTFRGEKHTVGAGSTINIPANAPHNFRNASGAPARMLCMCTPAGQDEYFLRIGDVVAGKDAPPPQLSEDELAERRRRAAELALTYRSEFL; translated from the coding sequence ATGATCCCCGACGACGATCCGTCCCGCTCGCTGACCGTCGCGAACCCCGACGACCCCGGCACGACGTACATCTCGCTGGTGGGCAACACGTACGCCATGCTGGTCACCGGCGAGCAGACCAACGGCCAATACTGCCTGATCGACATGCGCATCCCCGACGGCGGCGGCCCACCGCCGCACCGACACGACTTCGAGGAGATGTTCACGATTCTCGAAGGCGAGATCGAGTTCACCTTCCGCGGCGAGAAGCACACCGTAGGGGCCGGGTCCACGATCAACATCCCGGCCAACGCGCCGCACAACTTCCGCAACGCCTCGGGTGCGCCAGCCCGCATGCTGTGCATGTGCACCCCCGCCGGCCAGGACGAGTACTTCCTGCGCATCGGCGATGTCGTCGCGGGCAAGGACGCACCGCCGCCGCAGCTGTCGGAGGACGAGCTCGCGGAACGCCGCCGTCGCGCGGCCGAGCTGGCCTTGACCTACCGAAGCGAGTTCCTGTAG
- a CDS encoding NADP-dependent oxidoreductase: MKAVRFHEYGDPSVLRYEDVEQPVPGAGEVRIRVAATSFNGVDGNIRGGFMQGPIPVTLPHTPGIDVSGTVEALGEGVDGIAVGDQVVGFLPMDKPGAAAQYVIAPAEILAAAPKSVPLADAAALPLVGLTAWQALFDHAKLTAGQRVLVNGAGGAVGGYAVQLAKNAGAYVIATAGPRSSQQIKTAGADEIIDHTTTKVTDAVTEPVDVVLNLAPIDPAQLAALPALIAPGGVLVNTTVWMPAPHDEQRGVRGIDLFVRSDADQLSRLVALIDSGELRVDVAQRVPLAELPTIHAQAATGELHGKAVIVATAA, encoded by the coding sequence ATGAAGGCAGTGCGTTTCCACGAGTACGGCGACCCGAGCGTCCTGCGCTACGAGGACGTGGAGCAGCCCGTCCCCGGGGCCGGTGAGGTCCGGATCCGGGTCGCCGCGACGTCGTTCAACGGCGTCGACGGCAACATCCGCGGCGGCTTCATGCAAGGCCCCATCCCGGTGACGCTGCCGCACACTCCCGGCATCGACGTCTCCGGCACGGTCGAAGCGCTGGGCGAGGGCGTCGACGGCATCGCGGTCGGCGACCAGGTTGTCGGCTTCCTGCCGATGGACAAGCCCGGCGCCGCAGCGCAGTACGTCATCGCCCCGGCCGAGATCCTCGCGGCGGCGCCGAAGAGCGTCCCGCTGGCCGATGCCGCCGCGCTGCCGCTGGTGGGTCTCACCGCGTGGCAGGCGCTGTTCGATCACGCCAAGCTGACGGCGGGTCAGCGCGTGTTGGTCAACGGCGCGGGCGGAGCGGTCGGCGGCTACGCCGTGCAGCTGGCCAAGAACGCCGGCGCGTACGTGATAGCCACCGCCGGCCCGCGCAGCAGCCAGCAGATCAAGACGGCGGGCGCCGACGAGATCATCGATCACACCACCACCAAGGTGACCGACGCCGTGACCGAGCCGGTCGACGTCGTGCTCAACCTCGCGCCGATCGACCCGGCGCAGCTGGCCGCGCTGCCCGCCCTGATCGCTCCCGGTGGGGTGCTGGTGAACACCACGGTGTGGATGCCCGCCCCCCACGACGAACAGCGCGGCGTACGCGGCATCGACCTGTTCGTCCGCAGCGACGCCGACCAGCTGTCGCGGCTGGTGGCACTGATCGACTCCGGCGAGCTGCGCGTCGACGTCGCGCAGCGAGTGCCGCTGGCGGAGCTGCCGACAATCCACGCCCAGGCCGCCACGGGCGAGCTGCACGGCAAGGCCGTCATCGTCGCGACCGCCGCCTGA
- a CDS encoding ATP-binding protein gives MTESREGLGLGAVGLAGRLAQARAGALVGREPERAVLDRMLSGAADAPLVAYMHGAGGIGKSSLVRYAARQAELTGRRVVHVDGRFLDADPRRLEETAAPACAEPGAVLLIDTFEQCQPLEAWLRETFLLRLADHAIVVVASRVAPDAEWSLDPGWAQLFTALAVRPLDAAQSHALLAARGVPAEQRGAFVAFAGGSPLALSLAASVPAAPGAPWEPTGDVLRTLVERLVGDLPSAVHRRALEVVAQAYVTREPLLRAVLGDQDTNTVFSWLRQLPYIEATPEGLHPHDAVRATLEADLRWRDPERYDDVRARISLAGLQAVRGAAEEDVLLRVAEWMFLFRNQGGPDDLYNYRTHPHIEDTPLRSEDVPGVLRMAEEAEGPASAAAVAHWVRRQPEAFRVHRYAGSSAPVSFMAILRLDAPLPEDRAEDPVIAAVWDLVEAAAPLGPGEHLGIRRFAVQPGGHQRPSPLMELTSRRTIGEEMRTHKRAVTFTVFEDADLWGHYLAEAGMPEVAAVDVGGLRQHVFGRDWRRQTVEQWVQHRARTAVTPVATWPATAAASDLGDQPARAAFAEGVLDALRTWHTPREFATSVLLYTHLVPPGSPDPAADLRGAILTALDALQIDPAGVKAHEALTATYITASRTHKAAARRLGVPYGTYRRHLALAKERLIEQLLRNQPRQSPRPRHTRESSATPARVGSVQ, from the coding sequence ATGACGGAATCCAGAGAGGGGCTTGGATTGGGAGCAGTGGGCCTGGCGGGCCGGCTGGCGCAGGCTCGAGCCGGTGCGCTGGTGGGCAGGGAGCCGGAGCGGGCAGTGCTCGACCGGATGCTGTCGGGCGCGGCGGACGCTCCGCTCGTGGCGTACATGCACGGTGCCGGCGGCATCGGCAAGTCCTCGCTGGTGCGCTACGCCGCCCGGCAGGCCGAGCTCACCGGCCGCCGCGTGGTGCACGTGGACGGACGGTTCCTCGACGCCGATCCGCGCCGGCTCGAGGAGACTGCGGCCCCGGCGTGTGCCGAACCCGGTGCGGTGCTGCTCATCGACACCTTCGAGCAGTGTCAGCCACTCGAGGCATGGCTGCGCGAGACCTTTCTGCTGCGGCTCGCCGACCACGCGATCGTGGTGGTGGCCAGCAGGGTCGCCCCCGACGCCGAATGGTCGCTGGACCCTGGATGGGCGCAGTTGTTCACCGCACTGGCCGTGCGGCCGCTCGACGCCGCCCAGTCCCACGCCCTGCTCGCTGCCCGGGGTGTCCCCGCAGAGCAGCGCGGCGCCTTCGTCGCCTTCGCCGGAGGCAGCCCGCTCGCCCTCTCGTTGGCCGCCTCCGTCCCGGCCGCACCCGGCGCACCGTGGGAGCCGACCGGCGACGTCCTGAGGACCCTCGTCGAGCGGCTGGTGGGCGACCTGCCCAGCGCCGTCCACCGGCGCGCCCTCGAGGTGGTCGCGCAGGCCTACGTCACCCGCGAGCCCCTGCTGCGCGCCGTGCTGGGTGACCAGGACACCAACACGGTGTTCTCCTGGCTGCGCCAGCTGCCCTACATCGAGGCCACGCCGGAAGGGCTGCACCCGCACGACGCGGTGCGGGCGACCCTCGAGGCCGACCTGCGCTGGCGGGACCCTGAGCGCTACGACGACGTCCGCGCCCGCATCTCGCTCGCGGGCCTGCAGGCCGTGCGCGGCGCCGCCGAGGAGGACGTGCTGCTGCGGGTCGCGGAGTGGATGTTCCTCTTCCGCAACCAGGGCGGCCCGGATGATCTGTACAACTACCGAACGCACCCGCATATCGAGGACACTCCGCTCCGGTCCGAAGACGTGCCCGGCGTGCTGCGCATGGCCGAGGAAGCGGAGGGCCCGGCATCAGCGGCAGCGGTCGCGCACTGGGTGCGCCGCCAACCGGAGGCCTTCCGCGTCCATCGCTATGCGGGCTCCTCCGCACCCGTGTCATTCATGGCCATTCTGCGGCTGGACGCACCACTGCCCGAGGACCGCGCTGAGGACCCGGTGATCGCGGCAGTCTGGGACCTTGTGGAGGCGGCCGCTCCCCTGGGGCCGGGCGAGCACTTGGGTATCCGGCGCTTCGCGGTACAACCCGGCGGGCACCAGCGGCCCTCGCCCCTGATGGAGCTCACCAGCCGGCGCACCATCGGCGAGGAGATGCGGACCCACAAACGCGCGGTGACCTTCACCGTCTTCGAAGACGCGGACCTGTGGGGGCACTACCTCGCCGAGGCCGGGATGCCGGAGGTCGCGGCCGTGGACGTCGGCGGCCTGCGACAGCACGTCTTCGGCCGGGACTGGCGACGGCAAACAGTGGAACAGTGGGTGCAACACCGGGCTCGCACCGCGGTCACGCCCGTAGCAACATGGCCTGCGACTGCCGCCGCGAGTGACCTGGGCGACCAGCCGGCGCGCGCCGCGTTCGCGGAAGGCGTGCTCGATGCACTGCGCACCTGGCACACCCCCCGCGAATTCGCCACCAGCGTCCTGCTGTACACCCATCTCGTGCCGCCGGGCTCACCCGACCCGGCCGCGGACCTGCGCGGCGCCATCCTCACCGCCCTCGACGCGCTGCAGATCGATCCCGCGGGCGTCAAAGCGCACGAGGCTCTCACCGCCACCTACATCACGGCCTCCCGCACCCACAAGGCCGCCGCCCGGCGACTCGGGGTTCCCTACGGCACCTACCGTCGCCACCTCGCCCTGGCCAAGGAACGCCTCATCGAACAACTGCTGCGAAACCAACCACGACAATCACCCCGACCCCGCCACACTCGCGAAAGCTCCGCCACACCAGCCCGTGTGGGGTCTGTCCAGTGA
- the fmt gene encoding methionyl-tRNA formyltransferase translates to MKLVFAGTPEVAVPALDALIASGRHEVAAVVTRPDAPAGRGRRLVASPVAERAVEAGIEVLRPAKPRDPAFLERLEEIAPDCCPVVAYGALLPRVALDIPAHGWVNLHFSLLPAWRGAAPVQHAVMAGDEITGASTFLIEEGLDSGPVYGTVTETIRPTDTSGDLLTRLAFAGAGLLVATMDGIEDGTLKAVPQPAEGITMAPKITVEDARVDWSAPALRVDRVVRGCTPAPGAWTTFHGERLKLIQVATVPDRDELAPGVLSVGKNHVYVGTGSYAVELLWIQAQGKKPMRAADWARGVRDADGETLGV, encoded by the coding sequence ATGAAGCTCGTCTTCGCCGGCACCCCCGAGGTCGCCGTTCCCGCACTGGACGCTCTGATCGCCTCCGGGCGGCACGAGGTGGCCGCTGTCGTCACGCGGCCCGATGCGCCGGCCGGGCGGGGACGCAGGCTGGTCGCGAGTCCGGTCGCCGAGCGGGCGGTGGAGGCCGGGATCGAGGTGCTGAGGCCCGCCAAGCCGCGGGACCCCGCCTTCCTGGAGCGGCTCGAGGAGATCGCGCCGGACTGCTGTCCGGTCGTGGCGTACGGCGCCCTGCTGCCCCGCGTGGCCCTCGACATCCCCGCCCACGGCTGGGTCAATCTGCACTTCTCGCTGCTGCCCGCCTGGCGGGGAGCGGCACCCGTGCAGCACGCCGTCATGGCCGGCGACGAGATCACGGGCGCCTCGACCTTCCTCATCGAAGAGGGGCTCGACTCGGGGCCCGTCTACGGCACCGTGACCGAGACGATCCGGCCCACCGACACCAGCGGCGACCTGCTGACCCGGCTCGCCTTCGCCGGCGCCGGGCTGCTCGTCGCGACCATGGACGGCATCGAGGACGGCACCCTGAAGGCCGTACCGCAGCCGGCCGAAGGCATCACCATGGCGCCGAAGATCACCGTCGAGGACGCCCGCGTCGACTGGTCGGCGCCCGCGCTGCGGGTCGACCGCGTCGTACGCGGATGCACGCCGGCGCCCGGAGCCTGGACCACCTTCCACGGTGAGCGGCTCAAGCTCATCCAGGTCGCCACCGTGCCCGACCGCGACGAGCTCGCCCCGGGTGTCCTCTCTGTCGGCAAGAACCATGTGTACGTCGGTACGGGCTCGTACGCCGTCGAGCTGCTCTGGATCCAGGCCCAGGGCAAGAAGCCGATGCGGGCCGCCGACTGGGCGCGTGGCGTGCGGGACGCGGACGGCGAGACGCTGGGCGTGTGA
- a CDS encoding MarR family winged helix-turn-helix transcriptional regulator has translation MPDSPPSLDRVQLGAYFDLVEVTSLLRHAVEQQLRETGDLSYVQFQLLARLGDSPTGSHRMTDLADGVVYSRSGLTYQVGLLEKEGLVVRAPSPDDERSITVTITDAGRELLAKVLPGHVEVVGGLLFEPLSRDDVKALASLLAPVRDHMRSTPPRSATSRRRKGGA, from the coding sequence ATGCCTGATTCACCGCCGTCGCTCGACCGTGTGCAACTCGGCGCCTACTTCGACCTCGTCGAGGTGACCAGCCTGCTCCGGCATGCGGTCGAGCAGCAGCTGCGCGAGACCGGTGATCTCAGCTATGTGCAGTTCCAGCTGCTGGCCCGCCTCGGAGACTCGCCGACGGGCAGCCACCGCATGACCGACCTCGCCGACGGCGTCGTCTACAGCCGCAGCGGTCTGACGTACCAGGTAGGTCTACTCGAAAAGGAGGGCCTGGTCGTCCGCGCTCCCTCGCCGGACGACGAGCGGAGCATCACCGTCACCATCACCGATGCCGGGCGTGAGCTGCTTGCGAAGGTGCTGCCCGGGCATGTCGAGGTGGTCGGCGGCCTGTTGTTCGAGCCGCTTTCGCGCGACGACGTCAAGGCTCTCGCGAGCCTGCTGGCGCCGGTACGCGACCATATGCGCTCGACACCGCCCCGCTCGGCCACGTCTCGCCGCCGCAAAGGCGGAGCATAA